The following are encoded together in the Salvia hispanica cultivar TCC Black 2014 chromosome 6, UniMelb_Shisp_WGS_1.0, whole genome shotgun sequence genome:
- the LOC125194639 gene encoding agamous-like MADS-box protein AGL80 gives MTRKKVTLAYITNDSERKASYKKRKKGLIKKVSELSTLCGVQACVIIYSQYDPAPVVWPSPLDAQSILARFRKLSIMDQSRKMVNQESYTRQRIKKATEQLRRLQKENSCRELEAFMFRCITGQASIHDLQITDVSEMSWVISQILREIKGRMDAMAAEHQRKQAAPLPPLPPPPPTPPVVKEAPPQMEEDGNGMESFPWNLVQSPGGGGGGGMDGSGLGWDPYLFGQSSSSQSGQNQNPNLNPFNL, from the coding sequence ATGACAAGAAAGAAGGTAACCCTCGCCTACATTACCAACGACTCTGAGAGAAAAGCTTCCTACAAGAAGCGAAAGAAGGGTTTGATTAAGAAGGTGAGCGAGCTGAGCACCCTCTGCGGTGTCCAAGCATGCGTCATCATCTACAGCCAGTACGACCCCGCGCCGGTGGTATGGCCATCGCCTCTTGATGCGCAGTCCATCCTGGCCCGCTTCCGCAAGCTCTCCATCATGGACCAGAGCCGGAAGATGGTAAACCAGGAGAGCTACACGCGGCAGCGGATCAAGAAGGCAACGGAGCAGCTCCGCCGCCTCCAGAAGGAGAACAGCTGCCGCGAGCTCGAGGCCTTCATGTTCCGCTGCATCACGGGCCAGGCCTCCATCCACGACCTCCAAATCACTGACGTCTCGGAGATGAGCTGGGTCATCAGCCAGATACTCAGGGAGATCAAGGGCAGGATGGACGCCATGGCGGCGGAGCACCAGCGCAAACAGGCTGCGCCGCTGCCTCCACtcccgccgcctcctcctaCTCCTCCTGTGGTGAAAGAGGCCCCGCCACAGATGGAGGAGGATGGCAATGGCATGGAGAGCTTCCCGTGGAACCTGGTGCAGAGCccgggaggaggaggaggaggcgggaTGGACGGGAGCGGGCTCGGGTGGGATCCCTACTTATTCGGCCAGTCTAGCTCTTCTCAATCTGGCCAGAATCAGAATCCCAATCTGAATCCTTTCAACCTGTGA
- the LOC125191641 gene encoding agamous-like MADS-box protein AGL80 — translation MTRKKVTLAYISNDSERKASYKKRKKGLIKKVSELSTLCGVQACVIIYSQYDPAPVVWPSPLDAQSILARFRKLSIMDQSRKMVNQESYTRQRIKKATEQLRLQKENSCRELEAFMFRCITGQASIHDLQITDVSEMSWVISQILREIKGRMDAMAAEHQRKQAAPLPPLPPPPPPPPVVKEAPPRMEEDGNGMESFPWNLVQSPGGGGRMDGSGLGWDPGMVLPYPYIFGQSSSSQSGQNQNQNPNPNPFNQ, via the coding sequence ATGACAAGAAAGAAGGTGACCCTCGCCTACATTTCCAACGACTCTGAGAGAAAAGCTTCCTACAAGAAGCGAAAGAAGGGTTTGATTAAGAAGGTGAGCGAGCTGAGCACCCTCTGCGGTGTCCAAGCATGCGTCATCATCTACAGCCAGTACGACCCCGCGCCGGTGGTATGGCCATCGCCTCTTGATGCGCAGTCCATCCTGGCCCGCTTCCGCAAGCTCTCCATCATGGACCAGAGCCGGAAGATGGTAAACCAGGAGAGCTACACGCGGCAGCGGATCAAGAAGGCAACGGAGCAGCTCCGCCTCCAGAAGGAGAACAGCTGCCGCGAGCTCGAGGCCTTCATGTTCCGCTGCATCACGGGCCAGGCCTCCATCCACGACCTCCAAATCACTGACGTCTCGGAGATGAGCTGGGTCATCAGCCAGATACTCAGGGAGATCAAGGGCAGGATGGACGCCATGGCAGCGGAGCACCAGCGCAAACAGGCTGCGCCGCTGCCTCCActcccgccgccgccgcctcctcctcctgtGGTGAAAGAGGCCCCGCCACGGATGGAGGAGGATGGCAATGGCATGGAGAGCTTCCCGTGGAACCTGGTCCAGAGCCCGGGAGGAGGAGGCAGGATGGACGGGAGCGGCCTCGGGTGGGATCCCGGGATGGTGCTGCCGTATCCCTACATATTCGGCCAGTCTAGCTCTTCTCAATCCGGCcagaatcagaatcagaatccCAATCCGAATCCTTTCAACCAGTGA